One Miscanthus floridulus cultivar M001 chromosome 11, ASM1932011v1, whole genome shotgun sequence DNA window includes the following coding sequences:
- the LOC136491467 gene encoding ABC transporter C family member 2-like — protein MGFDPLEWYCQPVKNGVWSLVVENAFGAYTPCGTDTLVVCISYLALFGVCFYRIWRTTRDYTVQWYKLRSPYYNYLLGLLVVYCIAEPLYRIATGTSIMNLDGQTGLAPFEIVSLIIESAAWCCMLVMILLETRIYINEFRWYIRFVVIYVMVGEAAMFNLVLSVRQFYSSSSIFYLYCSEIACQFLFGILMVVYLPSVDPYPGYTPIRNEVLVDNTDYEPLPGGEQICPERHANIFARIFFSWMTPLMQQGFRRPITDKDIWKLDSWDETETLYSQFQKCWNDELRKPKPWLLRALHSSLWGRFWLGGFFKIGNDASQFVGPLVLNLLLESMQKGDPSWSGYIYAFSIFAGVSLGVLAEAQYFQNVMRVGFRLRSTLIAAVFRKSLRLTNESRRKFASGRITNLISTDAESLQQVCQQLHSLWSAPFRIVISMVLLYAQLGPAALVGALMLVLLFPIQTVIISKMQKLTKEGLQRTDKRISLMNEVLAAMDTVKCYAWEQSFQSKVQDIRDDELSWFRRAQLLAALNSFILNSIPVVVTVVSFGVYSLLGGDLTPAKAFTSLSLFAVLRFPLFMLPNLITQVVNCKVSLKRLEDLLLAEERLLLPNPPIDPDLPAISIKNGYFSWESEAQRPTLSNVNLDVPVGSLVAIVGSTGEGKTSLISAMLGEIPPVSGSGTSVVIRGSVAYVPQVSWIFNATVRDNILFGSPFQPPRYEKAIDVTSLRHDLDLLPGGDLTEIGERGVNISGGQKQRVSMARAVYSDSDVYIFDDPLSALDAHVGRQVFDKCIKGELQHKTRVLVTNQLHFLPYVDKILLIHDGVIKEEGTFDELSNSGDLFKKLMENAGKMEEQVEEDESKPKDFAKQTENGDVIIADEGSQKSQDSSSKTKPGKSVLIKQEERETGVVSAKVLSRYKNALGGMWVVSILFFCYALTEVLRISSSTWLSVWTDQGSLKIHGPGYYNLIYGILSFGQVLVTLSNSYWLIISSLRAAKRLHDAMLRSILRAPMVFFHTNPLGRIINRFSKDLGDIDRNVAVFVNMFMAQISQLLSTFILIGFVSTMSLWAIMPLLILFYAAYLYYQATSREVKRLDSITRSPVYAQFSEALNGLSTIRAYKAYDRMANINGRSMDNNIRFTLVNMSANRWLAIRLETLGGIMIWFTATFAVMQNQRAENQKAFASTMGLLLTYTLNITNLLTAVLRLASLAENSLNAVERVGTYIELPSEAPPVIEDHRPPPGWPSSGVIKFEDVVLRYRPELPPVLHGISFVINGSEKVGIVGRTGAGKSSMLNALFRIVELERGRILIDDCDTSKFGIWDLRKVLGIIPQAPVLFSGSVRFNLDPFNEHNDADLWEALERAHLKDVIRRNPLGLDAEVSEAGENFSVGQRQLLSLSRALLRRAKILVLDEATAAVDVRTDALIQKTIREEFKSCTMLIIAHRLNTVIDCDRLLILSAGLVLEFDSPENLLSNEESAFSKMVQSTGPSNAEYLKSLVFGSGEERSRREEIKLQDIQRRWVASNRWAEAAQFALARSLTSSHSDLLSLEAAEGNNILRRTKDAVITLQSVLEGKHNTEIDESLTQYQVPADRWWSSLYKVIEGLATMSRLGRNRLQQPSYNFENNGSIDWDQM, from the exons ATGGGGTTCGACCCACTGGAGTGGTACTGCCAGCCGGTCAAGAATGGTGTGTGGTCGCTTGTGGTGGAGAATGCGTTCGGCGCCTACACTCCGTGTGGTACTGACACCCTGGTGGTCTGCATCTCATACCTCGCACTCTTTGGTGTTTGCTTCTATCGTATATGGAGGACGACGAGGGACTACACAGTGCAGTGGTACAAGTTACGTTCACCATACTACAACTACCTGCTTGGACTACTTGTGGTGTACTGCATAGCAGAGCCGCTTTATCGGATTGCCACTGGTACCTCCATCATGAACTTGGATGGGCAGACTGGCCTTGCTCCATTTGAG ATTgtctcattgatcattgagtctGCTGCTTGGTGCTGTATGCTTGTAATGATTCTGCTCGAGACAAGAATTTACATCAATGAGTTCAGATGGTACATTCGGTTTGTGGTCATTTACGTGATGGTTGGTGAAGCTGCTATGTTCAATCTTGTGCTCTCGGTGAGGCAGTTCTACAGTTCAAG TTCAATCTTTTACCTATACTGCAGTGAGATTGCATGCCAG TTCTTGTTTGGAATTCTCATGGTGGTTTATCTGCCTAGCGTGGATCCATATCCGGGTTATACCCCGATCAGGAATGAGGTGCTGGTTGATAATACTGATTATGAACCTCTTCCCGGCGGTGAGCAGATTTGCCCTGAGAGACATGCCAACATATTTGCCA GAATATTCTTTTCATGGATGACTCCTCTAATGCAACAAGGATTTAGAAGGCCCATTACAGATAAGGATATCTGGAAATTGGACAGCTGGGATGAGACTGAAACTTTGTATAGCca ATTCCAGAAATGCTGGAATGATGAACTTCGAAAACCAAAACCTTGGCTGTTACGAGCTCTTCATAGTAGTCTTTGGGGAAG GTTCTGGCTGGGTGGATTTTTCAAG ATTGGCAATGATGCTTCTCAATTTGTTGGTCCACTTGTATTGAACCTGTTGTTAGAG TCTATGCAAAAAGGTGATCCGTCTTGGAGCGGGTACATCTATGCTTTCTCGATCTTTGCAGGAGTG TCACTTGGGGTTCTTGCTGAGGCACAGTACTTTCAGAACGTCATGCGTGTGGGTTTCAGGTTGAGGTCCACATTG ATTGCAGCTGTTTTCCGCAAGTCTTTGCGACTAACTAATGAGAGTCGTAGAAAGTTTGCTTCTGGGAGGATTACCAATTTGATTTCAACTGATGCGGAGTCCCTTCAG CAAGTGTGCCAGCAGCTTCACAGCCTATGGTCTGCTCCTTTCCGCATTGTTATTTCCATGGTCCTTCTATATGCACAGCTTGGTCCTGCAGCATTGGTCGGTGCACTTATGCTGGTTCTTTTGTTTCCAATTCAG ACAGTAATCATCAGCAAAATGCAAAAACTTACTAAGGAGGGGTTGCAAAGGACCGACAAGCGAATCAGTCTCATGAATGAAGTATTAGCTGCCATGGATACGGTCAA GTGCTATGCTTGGGAGCAAAGTTTCCAGTCAAAGGTGCAGGACATCCGCGATGATGAACTTTCTTGGTTCCGCAGGGCTCAGTTGCTTGCTGCG CTGAATAGCTTTATCCTGAACAGTATACCGGTCGTTGTCACTGTTGTTTCGTTTGGTGTATATTCTCTACTGGGAGGTGATTTGACACCAGCAAAGGCGTTTACTTCTCTTTCATTATTTGCAGTCTTAAGGTTCCCACTTTTCATGCTCCCGAATCTGATAACTCAG GTGGTTAATTGTAAGGTGTCATTGAAGCGTCTAGAAGATCTCCTGTTGGCTGAAGAGAGATTACTTCTGCCAAATCCACCTATTGATCCTGATCTTCCAGCCATTTCTATCAAGAATGGGTATTTTTCATGGGAATCAGAG GCTCAGAGACCAACTTTATCAAATGTAAATCTGGATGTACCTGTTGGAAGTTTAGTTGCAATAGTTGGAAGCACCGGTGAGGGTAAAACTTCTCTCATATCTGCAATGCTTGGAGAAATACCACCAGTATCTGGATCAGGTACCTCAGTGGTCATTCGTGGATCGGTGGCTTACGTTCCTCAAGTTTCCTGGATCTTCAATGCTACC GTACGGGACAATATTTTGTTTGGGTCTCCCTTTCAACCCCCACGCTATGAGAAAGCGATTGATGTCACTTCATTGCGGCATGACCTTGACCTACTCCCA GGAGGCGATCTGACAGAGATTGGTGAAAGAGGAGTTAATATTAGTGGAGGGCAGAAGCAAAGAGTTTCAATGGCAAGagctgtgtattctgattcagatgTGTACATATTTGATGATCCACTCAGTGCATTAGATGCTCATGTTGGCCGTCAG GTATTTGATAAATGTATCAAAGGGGAACTACAGCATAAAACCCGGGTTCTTGTTACCAATCAgctgcattttctgccatatgTTGATAAAATACTGCTAATTCATGATGGCGTAATTAAAGAGGAGGGTACTTTTGATGAACTTAGCAACAGTGGGGACCTCTTCAAGAAGCTCATGGAAAATGCTGGAAAAATGGAGGAACAGGTGGAAGAGGATGAAAGTAAACCAAAGGATTTTGCAAAACAAACTGAAAATGGGGATGTTATAATAGCTGATGAAGGTTCACAGAAGAGCCAGGATAGTTCTAGTAAAACTAAACCAGGAAAATCTGTGCTTATTAAACAAGAGGAAAGGGAAACTGGGGTTGTCAGTGCAAAGGTCCTTTCACG TTACAAAAATGCACTGGGAGGGATGTGGGTGGTGTCCATACTCTTCTTCTGCTATGCACTGACTGAAGTTCTTCGCATTTCAAGTAGCACATGGTTGAGCGTTTGGACTGATCAGGGTTCTCTGAAAATTCATGGCCCTGGTTACTATAATTTGATCTATGGGATTCTTTCATTTGGGCAG GTTCTAGTCACTCTCTCAAATTCATACTGGTTGATTATATCAAGTCTTCGGGCAGCCAAAAGGCTTCATGATGCCATGCTCCGATCAATATTGAGAGCACCCATGGTATTTTTTCATACAAACCCACTTGGGCGGATCATCAACAGATTTTCGAAGGATTTGGGTGACATTGACCGAAATGTTGCTGTATTTGTCAATATGTTTATGGCACAAATATCTCAGTTGCTCTCAACTTTCATTCTCATCGGTTTTGTCAGCACCATGTCTCTTTGGGCTATCATGCCACTCCTGATTTTGTTTTATGCAGCCTACCTCTATTACCAG GCAACATCTCGCGAGGTGAAGCGTCTGGATTCCATTACCAGGTCTCCTGTGTATGCTCAGTTTTCAGAGGCTTTGAATGGTCTGTCCACAATCCGTGCCTATAAAGCCTATGATAGAATGGCAAACATCAACGGGAGATCAATGGATAACAACATTAGGTTCACACTTGTGAACATGAGTGCAAATAGGTGGCTAGCTATTCGTCTGGAAACATTGGGTGGCATCATGATATGGTTTACAGCAACTTTTGCTGTCATGCAAAATCAACGAGCAGAGAATCAGAAGGCCTTTGCTTCTACAATGGGTCTTCTTCTTACTTACACTctcaatattaccaatttactcACAGCTGTTCTTCGTCTCGCTAGTCTTGCTGAAAATAGTTTAAATGCTGTTGAACGGGTCGGAACATACATTGAGTTACCTTCAGAAGCTCCTCCTGTCATTGAGGATCATAGGCCACCCCCTGGTTGGCCATCATCAGGTGTCATCAAGTTTGAAGACGTCGTGCTTCGATATCGACCAGAACTTCCTCCTGTTCTTCATGGCATATCTTTTGTTATTAATGGAAGTGAGAAGGTAGGAATAGTTGGCAGAACAGGTGCTGGTAAATCTAGCATGCTTAATGCTTTATTCCGTATTGTGGAGCTTGAACGAGGGAGAATATTAATTGATGATTGTGACACTTCTAAGTTTGGAATTTGGGACCTGCGCAAAGTTCTAGGAATAATACCACAGGCACCAGTTCTATTCTCAG GTTCTGTTCGGTTTAATCTGGATCCCTTTAACGAGCACAATGATGCGGATCTCTGGGAGGCTCTGGAAAGGGCTCATCTAAAAGATGTTATAAGGAGGAATCCTTTAGGATTAGATGCTGAG GTCTCTGAAGCTGGTGAAAATTTCAGTGTTGGACAACGGCAACTGTTGAGCTTATCTCGTGCATTGCTAAGAAGAGCAAAGATACTCGTTCTTGATGAGGCAACAGCAGCAGTTGACGTGCGGACTGATGCTCTTATTCAGAAAACAATCCGAGAAGAATTCAAAAGTTGCACAATGCTCATAATTGCCCACCGTTTGAACACAGTCATTGACTGTGACAGGTTGCTTATTCTAAGTGCTGGTCTG GTTCTGGAATTTGACTCTCCTGAGAATCTTCTAAGCAATGAGGAGAGTGCTTTCTCCAAGATGGTGCAAAGTACAGGACCTAGCAACGCAGAATACCTCAAG AGTCTTGTATTTGGAAGTGGAGAAGAGAGGTCCCGGAGGGAAGAAATCAAGCTGCAAGATATCCAAAGGAGATGGGTTGCATCTAACCGGTGGGCTGAAGCTGCCCAGTTTGCGCTTGCTAGAAGCCTCACATCATCACATAGTGACCTCCTTTCACTAGAAGCTGCAGAGGGAAATAATATTCTGAGGAGAACAAAGGATGCTGTAATCACTCTGCAAAGCGTACTAGAAGGGAAGCACAATACTGAAATCGATGAATCTCTAACTCAGTATCAGGTCCCAGCTGATCGATGGTGGTCTTCACTTTACAAAGTGATCGAAG GCCTCGCCACCATGAGCAGATTGGGCCGCAATCGTCTGCAGCAACCTTCttataattttgagaacaacGGTTCTATTGACTGGGACCAAATGTAG